CATATAAGTTTTGGCGCTGGCAATATCTTAAGTGAAGAAGATTTCCTTTTGCGGATAAAAAGAATTCTTAAGAAAAATCATAAAACCCTTCAATTAGATTGGGAAGATTCCTCTGATTATAGGGCTTCTTTTGAGGATCTTATTGAAAAGGCCTATGAAAAATATAAAACCAAGGTAGTGATTCTGATTGATGAATATGACAAACCCATTCTTGATCGCATAGAAAACAAAGAACTAAGTTTAACCTTAAGGGAGCATTTAAAGAATCTCTATGGGGTTATAAAGGATGCCGATGTTTATTTAAAGTTTGTCTTTATTACAGGGGTTTCAAAATTCTCAAAGGTCTCCCTTTTTTCAGGCCTAAATCAGTTAAGAGATATTACTTTAAGCAAGGAGTATTCAACTATTTGCGGATATACTCAAAGGGAACTTGAAGAGGTTTTCAGAGAGGAACTGCAAGATAAGGATTTAAAGCTTATAAAATGCTGGTATAATGGTTATTCCTGGCTTGGGGAGCCTCTCTACAATCCCTTTGATATCCTTCTCTATTTAGAGGAAAAAAAATTCCACCCCTACTGGTTTGAAACTGGGACTCCAAGTTTTCTTGTAAAACTTTTAATGGAGAAGCGTTTTTATCTTCCTGAGCTTGAAAATCTTGTGGCAACAGACTCACTTATTGGGTCCTTTGATATAGATAGGGTTAGGCCTGAGAATCTCCTTTTTCAAGCAGGCTATCTTACCATAAAAAGAATGTTTAGCCTTGCAGATAAGATTCTTTATGAGCTTTCCTATCCCAATAAAGAGGTAAAGTTAGCCTTAAATGAGGTGCTTGCTGAGTATTTTACAGGGGATACAGGGGAAGTTCCTTTAAAGACAAGGGATTTTCTTTTGGCTCTTGAGGGAAATCAGTTTGAGAAGATGAAGAAGGTTCTTGAGGGGCTTTATGCAGGGATACCCCATGATTGGTTCAGGAAAAATGAGCTTTCCCGTTATGAGGGGTATTATGCAAGTTGTTTTTATGCCTTTTTATGTGGGTCAGGGCTTGAGGTAATCCCTGAGGATATAACGAATAAGGGGCAAATAGATTTGACGGTGCTTTATAGGGAAAGAGTTTATCTTTTTGAGTTTAAGGTGGTTGAGGGGGAGGAGGGAGAGGGTAAAGCTTTAGCTCAATTGAAAGAAAAAGGGTATCATAAGAAGTATGAGGGGAAGTCTAAGGAGATTTATCTTATCGGGATTGAGTTTTCTTCAAGGGAGAGGAATATCAAGGGCTTTTTCTGGGAGAAGATAAATTGATGTGTTACCTTGGTTTATATCCGTTAGATAAAGAAGAAGGATGTGGCTGAAGTAAGGGATGGCTTTTTGTGTATGTGTGAGGGTGGAGAGAGGAGAGAAAAGGCAAATACATGGGGTTGTCATGGGGGTGGATGCGGGGGTTGTTTGGGCTTAATACTTGATACAGGTTTATAAAC
This window of the Caldimicrobium thiodismutans genome carries:
- a CDS encoding ATP-binding protein translates to MEKKLPIGISSFEKIRSEPYYYVDKTPFVAKLVEEGTYYFLSRPRRFGKSLFVDTLKQAFLGRKELFQELYLEKNWDWSVRYPVIHISFGAGNILSEEDFLLRIKRILKKNHKTLQLDWEDSSDYRASFEDLIEKAYEKYKTKVVILIDEYDKPILDRIENKELSLTLREHLKNLYGVIKDADVYLKFVFITGVSKFSKVSLFSGLNQLRDITLSKEYSTICGYTQRELEEVFREELQDKDLKLIKCWYNGYSWLGEPLYNPFDILLYLEEKKFHPYWFETGTPSFLVKLLMEKRFYLPELENLVATDSLIGSFDIDRVRPENLLFQAGYLTIKRMFSLADKILYELSYPNKEVKLALNEVLAEYFTGDTGEVPLKTRDFLLALEGNQFEKMKKVLEGLYAGIPHDWFRKNELSRYEGYYASCFYAFLCGSGLEVIPEDITNKGQIDLTVLYRERVYLFEFKVVEGEEGEGKALAQLKEKGYHKKYEGKSKEIYLIGIEFSSRERNIKGFFWEKIN